The following nucleotide sequence is from Bos taurus isolate L1 Dominette 01449 registration number 42190680 breed Hereford chromosome 3, ARS-UCD2.0, whole genome shotgun sequence.
tagcaatgttaagcatcttttcatgtgcctcggCCATCTGTATGGATAACTAAAGAAAACTCCTGTTCATTTATAACTACTGTATAGTagtatatagttttatttttcagggaACCCATTCCTTTGACTCTCTGGCCTACTGCAATGCTGGATCCCTGGGCTAGGGCTCCttttaaagtgaaatattttatattgactTTTGAAGTGCAAGACCTGGTTTGGATGGAGGAGCTatggttttgtatttttatcatttcttctgATTTCTATGTATAACCTCATAATTTGATGTCTCTGGCATTTAAAGGCTTTACTTTGGGATATATATTTCCACACCCTCTTgctttcctcctcctttctcttcttcctcctcctcttcctcctcctcctttgtcttcttcctcctcctatttttcacttccccttcttttttgttgtttctttgttttaaatgtttttcctccAAAGGCATCTTCATTCATCTTCCATATATCAGGACCCCATTTTTTTGTGTATTTGAAACGTGTATTCTTAGTTTGTTTACTGTAAAGAAACAAATATGCGTTataacaatgggaaaaaaataaaaagcagtggaACAAAAGACATCCATACACCCCAAGGAACCGTTGTTTTCAAACAAAAGGCGAGGCTACAGGAGAGAAGAGTAAGCTTGGTCTTAGGTCAGAGCATGGCCCCTGaggttcagtttcctcatcaccAAAATGAAGGGTTTGACTTGATGGTCCTCAGGCCACTTCCAGCATTATAAATGACTTAGTGATTAGACATAATTGTCTTCAAATAGCTGAAAGGCTGTAAGGGCATCCAAGGGAGCAGACTGATCAATGCATTTCCAGACTCCAGACGATGAAACCGGAATCAGTGGCTGGAGTGACAGGTAACTATGAAAACTTCACTAATAATCAGAACTACCCCCAAACAGAGGACAACCTGTCAAGTGCCAAGGTGTCTGCTCTGGGGTAAACCGATGCCCATCAGTTTCAGTTTCAGGACCCTcttttctagtctttctcattcctaaagactttttgttgttgttcagtcactaggtcatgtccgactttgcaaccccagagactgcagcacgccaggcttccctgtccttcgctatctccctgagtttgctccaactcatgtccattgtgtcagtgatgccatccaaccatctcatcctctgtcactcccttctcctcctgccctcaatctttccctgcatcagggtcttttccagtgaattgtctctttgtatcaggtggccaaaacattggagcttcagcttcagcatcagtcctttcaatgaatattcagggttgatttcctttaggattgactggtttgatctccttgccatgcacgggactctaaagagtcttcttcagcaccacaatctgaaagcatcgattcttaggtgctcagccttctttatggtccaactctcatatccgtacatgactactgggaaaaaccatagtttgactatgtggacctttgtcagcaaagtgatgcctctgctttttaatacactatctaggtttgtcatagcttttcttccaaggagcaagagtcttttaatttcgtagCTGCATTACCATCtgcagctcaagaaaataaaatctgttactgcttccactgtttctccttctatttgccatgaagtgacattTTAGGTGCCCTAGTTTCAATAGGCAGTGTTATTTGTGGTTTAGGAGGAATGTGCAAAGATTTCGTTCTTGCTCAGAATTCTCACTGCTCTTCTTCCCTGCCCCAAGTTCTTCTGTCCTCAATTTATTTTCCCCAAGCCTGCTGTGTTTTCCTGGTGGAAATCTGCTCTTATTTGGTTTAAATAAAAAGGTCATTGGCACTTCCAAAAATGCTCAAAGACTACACGATTATGTGTATACAGATTTCTATATTATTATGTGAAGGCCAATAGCTGTCTTTTATGAATTACCTATTGTATTCTAAATGCCTTCTAACTAGTGCATCAGGGAGTAGCTCCTTGAATCCTCCCCACAATTCTTTCTCATAGGTATCAGTTCCCCTCTACAGAAAAGTAATTTCTCCAGGATCGCACAGCTCAAAGGCATATtatcatttcagttgctcagtcatgtctgactctttgcgaccctgtggactgcagcatgccaggcctccctgtctatcaccaactcccagagtttacccaaactcacgtccattgaatcgatgatgccatccaaccatctcatcctctgtcgtcccttctcctcccgtgttcaatctttcccagcatcagtcttttcaaatgagtcagctctttgcatcaggtggccaaagtattggagtttcagcttcaacatcagtccttccagtgaacacccaggactgatctcctttaggatggactagttggatctccttgcagtccaagggactctcaagagtcttctccaacattacagttcaaaagcatcaattcttcagctctcagccctctttctagtccaattctcatatccatacatgactactggaaaaacaatagctttgactagatggacctttgttggcaaagtaatgtctctgcttttgaatatgctgtataggttggtcataacttttcttccagtaTTAACATGTATTccaaagaaggaaaagggaaaaaacccaTTAACATTCTAAAGCTAGTTTTCTGCCTCTAAAGCATGTGTTCTTGATCTCTGCCTAACATGCATGAGTCTTTgggtaagaaagaaaaattataaaaatgttttcactaATGAGTAAAATATACTGTATCAGCTTAATGACACAGGAGGATAAAATCAGAACAAGAACAAGAGTTGGAGTTAGGAGTACTGGGTTTgggccagctgctgctgctgctgctgctgctgctgctgctgttgctgctaagtcgcttcagtcgtgtccgactcttagcgaccccatggtctgcagcctaccaggctcctccgtccatgggattttccaggcaagagtactggagtggggtgccattgctttctccaggttTGGGCCTAGGTCCATCATTTATGAGCCCTTTAAACTTGAACAAGTAATTTTACCTGCTGAATTAGTTTTATTTTGCTGTGTAAAAAACTGCCACAGATGTTGTAGCTTAACCCAACTGCAAAATCTAGAACTCTCTCAAATCAGAAGTCTGGATGAGCTCAACTGGATTCTCTGCTTAATAAGGCTAAAATCAAAGTGTTGATGGTCTGATCTTACGTGCAGTTTCTAGAGAAGAATCTGCTTTCAAGATCATTCAGGTTGTTGGAAAAATCCAGTTGTTAGCTCTGCGGCTCATGCTTTCTTACTGGCTGTCAGCCAGGGGTCGCTCTCTACTCCTAGGAGGCTGCCCACATTTCCAGTCTGGATTTTCCTACGAGGTTTTTGTGACGACGACTAAATGAGAAGTATTGTACACAGAGTGGTGATGGATATGATCACTGCTTAATGTTGTTGGGTGTAGAGGATACCCCTCAACCTCTAAACACAGAACATGTCTACACCACAGGAAATCCTACCAAGAGGCAGGTTCCAAAGTCTCTTATAACAGAAGTGTCCGTTGGTCTTCCTCAGCAAAGACAGAAACTGGGTTTTGTGCTGGACAAATGTTTATTGGAGTGAAGTGGATGAGATGCGGTGAGGTGTCTGTCACCAGTAATGAGAAGGGTGCTAACTGGCCTTCCTGCAGGGAAGAGAAGGTGGCGAGGgttgggaaaggctaccccacaGGGGGCAAAAAGCGAAGAAGTGGTTTAGATCGCAGTAGGTGAGAAATGCCTGCATCTGCAGCCCCGTAAGCGGACCCCACTCAATGGGCGGGCACTTGTGAACACAGGgccacctcccacccccgcccctgcccgGGCTGTGGGTACCTGTGTGGGGGACGCCGGGGAGACTGCCGGGGGCGCGTCTGACTCGGTCAGCCCCTCACAACCCAATCCCCCCTCTGTGAGCAGTGCAAGTGGAGTCTCCCAGTCTGCGCCCCCTGGCTCTAGCTAACCAATCTCAGTCCCACTGTTGGTTGGAGCATTTCGCCCGGAGCCTCCGAGCGAACTGGTTGCCGGCTGCGGCTGGGAGCTTGGTTGCGCAATTCCTTGCCGCCACTGCGGCCGCGGCCAAAGCCACCTGGGCAAGGAGAGAATTTGCCGCGAGGTTCCCGCCTCGGAAAGAGGTAAAAGCTATCGTTCGCCTTTTTTCGGGCACTCAAATGCAAGGTGTAGCGAGTGAACCAGCCTGGATTAtcgcggggtggggggggggcggggaagcaATGGGCACGTTATCAGGGAAGCGGGTACTTGAGGACAGTTGCTGCAGGTTAGGGGTCTCTGTGAGCGTTACGAATCCTGGTCCCTGTGGGCTTCCTGggcgcccccccccccactgcCCCCCGTGACCACACCCTGGATCGCGATGTCTGCGGCAACCTACCCTTGCCCGCAGTGATCGATCCTTGTCAGAGATAcgcataatttttaatattgcaGGAGAGAAGACAGCAAGGGCTTATTTAGGGTGAAAATGTTTGCTAACATCGTTCGGATGTGCATGTTTTAAGGGTTGGCAAGCTGTCCATTATTGCAGCATTCTGTAGTGTGgcatgataaaataaaaacaggtgcGTAGCCACCGCGAAAGTAACAAACAGGTATCATTGGAAGAAGAGGCTCGGGGCgctcctgccctcctccccacccgcATTGCCTTTGGTGGGTTCCTGGGGTGGGCAGAGAGACAGCTCACCGCAGagaatggaggagggaggagggaagtgggaggagggaggagggtggggttAGCGAGCGGGACGAGACAGacatcacccccccccccccccccccccccatcccatGTCCCCAGGGAGCAGCGGGCCAGGCAGGCGCTGCGACAAGACATCATTCCGAGTTAGACTCCCACCCCTCACAcatcctctcttctctcctccgTAGGCATCCCTCACTGCTGGCCAAGTGCCAGAGAAGCGGTGCACGCACCTCTCAGCTAATACCTGACCATGGGCAACTCCTGCTTCGGCCTCAAGGAACGACTGATGAAGCGGCTGCGGCCTCTGCCGACCGTGATCGTCATCCGCACCTGCCTGCCCCAGAGAAGGAGCAGAGATTTCCGCGTGGTGGTGCTCGGCTCGGCCGGCGTGGGCAAGAGCGCTCTGGTGCAAAGGTGGGTGCGCGGCAACTTCCGTGAGGCGTACCTGCCGACCATCGAAGATACCTACCGCCAGGCGCTAGGCTGCAGCCACAAGGCGGGTGCGCTGCACATCACCGACACCACCGGTGGCCGCCGCTACCGGGGCCTGCAGCGCCTTGCCATTGCCAGGGGTCACGCCTTCATCCTGGTTTATTCTATCACCAGGAAGCAAACCCTGGAGGAGCTGAAGCCGCTCTATGAGCTGATCCGTCAACTCAAAGGTAACAACCCGCAAAAGTGCCCCGTCATCCTGGTGGGCAACAAGTGCGATGAGAGCCGTCGGGAGGTGAGTGAGAAGGAAGGTGCTGCCTATGCGTGCGAGTGGAATTGCGCCTTCTTGGAGACCTCGGCCAAGATGAATATCAACGTCCAGGAGCTGTTCCAGTTGCTGATAAATTTCGAGAAGAagcccgccgccgccgcagccccCGCCGGCGCCCAGCCTCCGCAGAAGAAATCCCAGATCCCCAAGACCGCCGAGAAGCTGCTGGGCAAGTGCATCGTCATGTGAATCCTGAGCCTTAAATATCGCGACCCTCTTCTCCTTTAGTGTGCCGAAAACGTGGACCGACCCCATTGTGCTGTGTCACCTGTACATGACTGACTTTTGTGCTGTGGTTTGGGTTGTAACAATTAGATGTCAATAAACGTCCCTTGTGAGTTAATAACTTTCCTTTTTCCCAGGCGAGAGAACTCGAATTGTTAAAATAATGGACattggaggaggagaggaaaaaaggaacagGATGCATTTCAAGGATGGGACTTGGACTGACTTTAGAGATTAATGTTTGAAAAAGAGACTGGAAATAGCAAAATGAATTGAAAGATACCACTGCCCTTCTTGTGATCCTATTATTGTGTATTATTCTTCAACATTTCAAGTCCTGTAAATGTCTAACCATATCTCCCCATTGTGTATTTAATTGTTAAAAAACACGTTTTTGCAGCAAAAGGTCTGACAGATGGCTGTGAGACAGAAATACTAAacatgataaataaatgaatgtcctATAGTTGAGCATTGAGGGTGGGAGCAGAGAGAATTGTTAAAGTGGATCTTGCTTACTAAATATATGCCAGTTGTTTCATAGGTCATTTAAAATGTTTGAGTATTCTACatccctgtttaaaaaaaattataatagttcTATGACTTAATAAAGCTTTTCCTGCATGCAGTCAGCtgtaataatttctttttcactaaat
It contains:
- the DIRAS3 gene encoding GTP-binding protein Di-Ras3 produces the protein MGNSCFGLKERLMKRLRPLPTVIVIRTCLPQRRSRDFRVVVLGSAGVGKSALVQRWVRGNFREAYLPTIEDTYRQALGCSHKAGALHITDTTGGRRYRGLQRLAIARGHAFILVYSITRKQTLEELKPLYELIRQLKGNNPQKCPVILVGNKCDESRREVSEKEGAAYACEWNCAFLETSAKMNINVQELFQLLINFEKKPAAAAAPAGAQPPQKKSQIPKTAEKLLGKCIVM